ACTCAAGAAAATGAGATAATTTCAATCACCGGGACATCTTCAACCCGCGGAGGCGGGTTTTGTCTGTGTCGCCGCGATTTCAATCGCCGGGGCTGTGTCGCCGCGATTTCAATCACCGGGGCTGTGTCGCCGCGATTTCAATCACCGGGACATCTTCAACCCGCGGAGGCGGGTTTTGTCTGTGTCGCCGCGATTTCAATCGCCGGGGCTATGTCGCCGCGAATTCCATTCGCCCCGTCTTCTTAATATTGAGGAACAGACGAATCTACTTCTTGACTCCAAGCAGTAATCCCGCCCTTAACATTAATTCCCTCAATTCCCGCTTCCTTCAAAATAGCCAAGGCCTTCGCGGAACGGCCGCCCATTTTGCAATGTGCAATCAAGCGATGTCCGTTCAACAATTCCTTAACTTTAGCAACGCCTTGGCCGTGTTCGATATCCGGTAAAGGCACTAAAACCGACCCAGGAATTTGAGCAATTTGATATTCGTTGGGATTGCGAACATCTAATAATACAAAATCCTTGGCGCCGCTGTCGATTAACTTTTTAAGTTCGGTGACAGTCATTTCGGGAATTTTCTGTTGTTCTGCTTCCTCGGCTTTCGCTTGAGGAATGCCGCAGAATTGTTCGTAATCGATTAATTTGTCAATTACGGGGCGCACTGGATTCGGCCGTAATTTCAACTGGCGGAATGTCATATCTAAGGCGTTGTACAGCAACAATCTGCCGCTTAAAGTTGTGCCTTGACCTAAGATAATTTTGATAGCTTCTGTGGCTTGAATGCAGCCAATGACTCCAGGTAAAACGCCTAAAACGCCGCCTTCGGCACAGGAAGGAACCATCCCAGGAGGTGGGGGTTCTGGGTACAAATCGCGGTAATTCGGGCCGCCTTCGTAGTTGAAAACAGTTGCTTGTCCTTCAAATCGGAAGATGGAACCGTAGACGTTGGGCTTGTTCAAAAGCACGGAAACGTCGTTCATTAAATAGCGAGTCGGAAAGTTGTCGGTGCCATCGATGATGATATCGTAGGGAGTGGCAATGGCGATCGCATTTTCGGAACTAACGCGAGTTTCGTACAAATCAACCTGACAAAAAGGATTGATTTCTAAAATCCGATTTTTCGCCGATTCAATCTTCGGCTTCCCAACCCAAGAAGTGCCGTGAATTACTTGGCGCTGCAAATTGGAATGGTCAACAACATCAAAGTCTACAATCCCAATGCGGCCAACACCAGCGGCTGCTAAATACAGCAACAGTGGCGAACCAAGTCCTCCCGTACCGACGCAGAGCACACTCGCGGCTTTGAGACGCTTCTGGCCTTCCAATCCAACTTCTGGGAGGATGAGGTGGCGAGAGTAGCGTTCGTATTCTTGTTTGTTGAGCTGGATCTCGTCCAGATTAGGATTTAGCATGATATTCTGTTATATCCAGATTTTGAATTACATCCTATCTGAATCTTTCGCATTTTTGCGTGTTTGTTATGTTTAGTAATTATTTCTTAATCTGAGTCGGTTCGGCTGTGACAATTTCCTCTGATTGAAAGTTCCCCTCGGCGTCGAGACTCCAACTGCGGAGGTCTTCTGAACTGCCTTGTTTGACGGATACGATGATGTAAGAGTATTCGGCCCAGGCCATTGTCCGATCGCACTCTGAGGGCACTGCGGCACAATCCGGGTGAGAATGGTAGATGCCGATGATGTGGAAATTGCGATCGCGCCCATGTTTCATCGCCCGCAACATCTCTTCTGGCTTGATAGCATATCTGCGTTTTTCTGTCAAGTCTTTTTGTTCGGGCCAATTCTCCTGGGCTTCTGCACTCCAAGCATTCTCAGCCGGCCAAATTTCTACTAAAGTTTTCACACCCTCGGCGATTGTACCTAATAATAAACCGCAGCATTCTGCGGGATAAGCGCTTTCGCCGTGGCTGCGGATTGATAATATTTGTTCGGGGGTAAGTAGGATATTTTGCATTTTTTTATAGGCTTTTTTTAACGAACCGCGAAGGCGCAAAGGGCGCGAAGGAAAAGAGGAGAAGGGAAGGGAAAGAGTTTATAACTAATGTCAAATATTCCCGGTTTCTTTTCATAAATTTTGAGTTTGTTAACGCATAATTTTTGAAGAAACCGGATTGATAATGCTGTCTGTAAGTGATGGGCTATCTAGCCATCAATTACTATCAAGTTGGTGTTTGCTGCAATTCTGGTCTTTCGTCTGCAACGATCGCATTTTCGACTGGACACACTTGCAAACAAATGCCACAGTCTATGCAGGTATCAAAATCAATCCAAAACCAGTCGGTACCTTTGACGTTTTTGCCGGGGCCGGGGTGAATGCAAGCAACTGGACAAGCGCCGACACAATCAGCAACTCCCTCGCAGATATTTGTAACGATAGTGTGCGCCATAGTGTTCTCTCAAAACATTTTAGTTAGATCGGGAATTAGCAATTAGCAATTGGCAAAACCTTTTCTGAATCAGCAGGATACATAATATCATATCGGGTGATTTTTAACCAATTGCCAATTACCAATTACCAATTACCAATTACCAATTAGCTTAATTTACCTTTTCAATTGTTGGGGAACCTTCGGCATTTACCCAGGCAATTTGACCAATTCTACGATCGCGCGCGTAGTCTCTGGCCTCCTCTTCTGTCTCGCGATTTGCCAAATCTATCTCCACTCGCACTTGCGGAGTAGACTCTCGGAGTTTCCGGGCATAATCAAAGGCGGCGGCTGCGGCT
This genomic window from Microcoleus sp. bin38.metabat.b11b12b14.051 contains:
- a CDS encoding ferredoxin family protein, whose protein sequence is MAHTIVTNICEGVADCVGACPVACIHPGPGKNVKGTDWFWIDFDTCIDCGICLQVCPVENAIVADERPELQQTPT
- a CDS encoding M67 family metallopeptidase gives rise to the protein MQNILLTPEQILSIRSHGESAYPAECCGLLLGTIAEGVKTLVEIWPAENAWSAEAQENWPEQKDLTEKRRYAIKPEEMLRAMKHGRDRNFHIIGIYHSHPDCAAVPSECDRTMAWAEYSYIIVSVKQGSSEDLRSWSLDAEGNFQSEEIVTAEPTQIKK
- the moeB gene encoding molybdopterin-synthase adenylyltransferase MoeB, whose protein sequence is MLNPNLDEIQLNKQEYERYSRHLILPEVGLEGQKRLKAASVLCVGTGGLGSPLLLYLAAAGVGRIGIVDFDVVDHSNLQRQVIHGTSWVGKPKIESAKNRILEINPFCQVDLYETRVSSENAIAIATPYDIIIDGTDNFPTRYLMNDVSVLLNKPNVYGSIFRFEGQATVFNYEGGPNYRDLYPEPPPPGMVPSCAEGGVLGVLPGVIGCIQATEAIKIILGQGTTLSGRLLLYNALDMTFRQLKLRPNPVRPVIDKLIDYEQFCGIPQAKAEEAEQQKIPEMTVTELKKLIDSGAKDFVLLDVRNPNEYQIAQIPGSVLVPLPDIEHGQGVAKVKELLNGHRLIAHCKMGGRSAKALAILKEAGIEGINVKGGITAWSQEVDSSVPQY